CATCTTTTATCTCGATGCTCTGAGTCACCCCTCTTTGATGTGCCAATTTCTGCGCCTGTTTCCGTAAAATTTGTATTGTAAATAACAAAAAAACGAAGTAAAAAATATATCATATTAGTCTTGATTCTTAGTGACAACACTAACGGTAATATAAGGTGTGAGGAAGATGTCTCAGATATTGTGGAAAGCGATCGCATTAAGTCCGATAGTTTTGGGAATCAGTATCTTCGCTTCAGCTAACGCAGATGCGGTGGAAACAATCGGCTCATCTCAAGGTACAAAAGTAGAAACTAATCTTTTAATTTCTCAAGTCAAAGCTGATGACAATAGCACAACAGCCGAAACCAATAACGCCTTGTCTCAAGTCACATCAGTTTCTCAATTTTCTGATGTACAACCTACCGACTGGGCATTTCAAGCATTACAATCTCTAGTTGAACGTTATGGTTGTATTGCTGGTTATCCCAACGGCACTTACCGAGGTAATCGTGCTTTAACTCGTTATGAATTTGCCGCAGGTTTGAATGCTTGTTTAGATAGAGTTAATGAACTAATTGCCACAGCTACGTCTGATTTAGTTAGAAAAGAAGACCTAGCCACATTACAACGCTTACAAGAAGAATTTAGAGCCGAACTGGCAACTTTACGCGGACGAGTAGACGCGCTAGAAACACGTACCACCGAGTTAGAAGCAAATCAATTTTCTACAACCACCAAACTAGTAGGAGAGGCAATTTTTGCCGTCACCGATAGCTTTGGAAATGATGACGATAACAACACCGTCTTCCAAAACCGGGTAAGATTAAACTTCCAAACCAGTTTTACAGGTAAAGACACCTTAAATACACGTCTTGCGTCTGGAAATGCTAACCCATTAACTTTACCAAATGGTACATTTGAAGGAACTCAAACTTTTAATATCTCCCCCAATACTAGCAATGGCGTTGCTATAGATTGGTTAAGTTACTACTTCCCTGTGGGCAATACCCAAGTTTACCTTGCTGCCACAGGTGCTATTCACAGCGACTACGTGCCTACAGTTAACCCTTACTTTGAAGACTTCGACGGTGGAAATGGTGCTTTATCCACATTCGCCACAGAAAGTCCCATTTATCGTATTGGTGGCGGTGCGGGTATTGGTGTGAATGTACCTTTTGGTAGCGGTAGTTTCAAACCTACTCTCACCTTGGGTTATTTTGCCTCAGAACCGAATAATCCTGTTGGTGGTTCTGGTTTATTTGAGGGTAATTATGCCGCTTTGGGACAATTGAAACTTGATGTAGGCGATCGCTTCACCGTAGCCGCAACCTACGTTCACGGGTATCATGGTGGCGGAACAGCTTTATTCGATTTAGGTACAGCCTCAACAACTGCCGGTGTAGTTGGTACTAGTCAAGCTAACTTTGTTGCTGGTGGTAAC
Above is a genomic segment from Nostoc sp. MS1 containing:
- a CDS encoding iron uptake porin; protein product: MSQILWKAIALSPIVLGISIFASANADAVETIGSSQGTKVETNLLISQVKADDNSTTAETNNALSQVTSVSQFSDVQPTDWAFQALQSLVERYGCIAGYPNGTYRGNRALTRYEFAAGLNACLDRVNELIATATSDLVRKEDLATLQRLQEEFRAELATLRGRVDALETRTTELEANQFSTTTKLVGEAIFAVTDSFGNDDDNNTVFQNRVRLNFQTSFTGKDTLNTRLASGNANPLTLPNGTFEGTQTFNISPNTSNGVAIDWLSYYFPVGNTQVYLAATGAIHSDYVPTVNPYFEDFDGGNGALSTFATESPIYRIGGGAGIGVNVPFGSGSFKPTLTLGYFASEPNNPVGGSGLFEGNYAALGQLKLDVGDRFTVAATYVHGYHGGGTALFDLGTASTTAGVVGTSQANFVAGGNAYSSNSYGFEAAFKPSNQLSISGFVLYSDITGFGANDDGEVWSYGLGVALPDFGKKGNLLGIFAGAQPYLGSVSGDRPYHIEGFYRYRVSDNISITPGVIWLTNPGQVDADNAIIGTLRTTFTF